CCAAAAATCCTTTTTTTTGAGACCTAAGACAACTGACTCAAAATCTACCATTTCTCTCCCTGTTGCATAGAGAGCTCCAATCATAGCTCCGGAACTTGATCCAGTAACAATAGAAGGTCTGAAACCAATTTCTTGCAATCCACGCACAAAACCAGTGTGGGCAAAAAATCCAAAAAAAGCAGATTTTAAACACAATGCTGAGTACTTTTTAGGAAATATCAGTTCTATCATAAACTTGGAATTACTATCACCTTTTTAAAGTCTTCGAAGTCTTTTGGAAACGGAAACTTTTGTCATATCGTAGAATAATACTCCTATAAATGCAACAAGTATCGCTGTCAAAAATTGTAGAAAATTCAATGGGACAAATCGAAATAATGAATTCATACCTGGGAGATAAATGGATAATAACAAAACTCCAATCGTTCCAACAAATACAAAATTAATCATAGAATTTTTGATTCTCATTCGGCTCCACATCGATTCATGAAGGGAACGATTTGCCAAAATTAAAAATAAGTTTGAAAAGACGAGTGTAACAAATGTAGTTGTACTTACAATTTGGTTCACTGAATCACCTTTTAAATAAAGTAATGTGATCCAGTATGTAGAAACGACAGACAATAAGGAAAACGCACCCTGGATCAAAGAATTGATAAACAATTCATTATCTAAAAGAGGTTCAGTTGCGTTCCTTGGTTTACGTTTCATTAAATCAAATTCCGCATCTTCTTTCTCAAAAACGATCGTACATGTAGGATCGATCACCATTTCCATAAAAACAATATGGATCGCAGATAAAACAACGATAGGCCAATCAAATAAAATAGGTAAAAAAGTAATCCCGACAATTGGAATATGAACACCAATTAAATAACCCAATGCTTTTTTCAAGTTATCAAAAATTTGCCGGCCAATTCGAACTGATTCTAAAATTGAAGAAAATGAATCATCCAACAAAACGATGTCAGATGCTTCTCTTGCAACATCAGTTCCTCGTTCCCCCATTGCCACTCCAATGTTAGCAGTTCGTAATGCGGGTGCATCATTTACACCATCACCAGTCATCGCAACAATTTCACCCTCGGCTTTTAAAATACGAACTAACTTCCATTTGTCTTCTGGACTCACTCTAGAAAAAACATTACATTCATTTAATACTTTTTTGAGTTCAGTATCTTTTAAGTTTGAAAATTCTTTTCCTGTATATACTAAATCTGAATTTTTTAATCCAATTTGATTTGCAATGTTTTTAGCAGTTTCTGGATAATCTCCGGTGATCATAATCACTCGAATCCCTGCTTCATAAGCTGTCTGAACAGCAGTTGGTACAATTTCACGAATAGGATCTAAAAAGGAAAGTAAACCGTATAATTGATATTTTACATCATTTCGATCTTCAGGAATATTATTCAGGTCACTATTAGATTTTGCAACAGCAAGAACACGATACCCTTCTTTTGCCAATAAATTCGTTCTTTTAGTCCACTCATCTAATTCATTTGTGTCCAAATTACATAAACCAAAAATTGCCTCAGGAGAACCTTTCGCATAACATACATACTTTCCTGATTCTTTTAAAACCCTTATCATTGTAAGTTGTTCTGGAGTTAAAGGAAAATCTTTAATCGAAACTAGAGATAAATCTCCATCCTCGTGAAAAGTTCCCATACAATCTGAAATTGCAATATCCATTGGGTCAAAACTTGGATGTTTTGATGCAAAGTATGCAAGTTGTAAGATAGTCTTTGAATCTTCCGATATTTCCTTTGTTTTTTCTAAATTTTCATCAAGATCTTTTGTTGAAATGATTCCAACCTTCATCTTATTTTTTGTAATTGTGCCTGTTTTGTCTGAACACAAAACTGTTGCTGCTCCTAAAGTTTCAATGATAGAAGACCTTCTAACAAGAACATTCTTTGTACTTAATCGATAAGCACCCAAGGCAAAAAAGATTGTCATTACTAGAGGCAACTCTTCTGGCATTAAACCTATAGCTAACGTTAACCCTGATAATAAACCCTGTAACCATAAAGATTTTACGAATCCAAAATAAAGTGCCAACAATACACACAAACCTGCGGCAACTAAAAACAAATTCTTAACTAATCTTGCTACTTCTAATTCTAAAAGTGTTCTACCAACTGACTCATCCGCAATTTTTTTACCAATTTTTCCTATCTCAGTCTGATTCCCAACTGACTTTACTTGACACACTCCCTCACCACCGACAACCAAAGCTCCACAAAAAACAATCTGTCCAAGAACTTTATTTACTGGTATCGATTCTCCAGTTAACAATGATTCATCGCAAGAAAATATTCTATCAGATAATAACTCAGCATCAGCAGGGATTCGATCACCTTCATTTAGGATGAGTATGTCACCAAATACTACGTCCTTACCTTCAATACGAATGATTTGACCTTCTCGTATCACGTTTGTTCTGGGACTCGCCAGTGATCTCAAAGCAGATATCGCCGTATCTGTTTTTTTCTCTTGGTAAAACGTAATGCATATAATTCCAATTACTGAACATAACAAAAGTAAGGCTTCGCCACGATCCCCTAAAAGTAAATACACAATACTAATGGAAATGAGAAGCAGAATCATTGGTTCAGTAACAACTCCAAAAAGCATCAGTAGAATCCCTTTTTTTTTGGAGGTCAGAATTTCATTTGCACCGTAGACTGAACGGTTCTTTTTAACCGTATCATTCGATAGTCCCATTGCCAAGTATTCAGAAATTTGTTTTGGTATTGATTGCATTTGTCTTCGAATTTTGAATTGAATTTTTTAATTTTCAGATTAACATTCTAGAATGTGCGATACATCTCTTGCCACTGAAAAATTTACAAAAACACAAAAAAGAATCTTTGCTAAAAACTCGGATAGAGAACCAAATGAAGCCCAAACAATTCTCCATTTACCGCGAAAAGAATACCCAAAAGATTCTGTTGTAAAAACAACGTATATTGAAATTCCACAAACTTCCGTTACATACGAAATTTTTTTATCAAAACCCTTTCATATGTGGGGTGCAGAAATGGGAGTCAATGAATTTGGAGTTTGTATTGGAAATGAAGCTGTATTCACAAATTTAAAAATAGGCAAAACAAACAACGGATTAACTGGTATGGACCTAATTCGTTTGGCTTTAGAAAGATCAAAAACAGCAAAAAATGCATTATTTTTGATCACAGAACTTTTGGAGGAATATGGTCAAGATGCATGTGGTGGTTATCAAAATAAAACTTTTTTTTACCATAATAGTTTCATTATTGCTGATCGCACTGATGGATATGTATTGGAAACCGCAGATCGATTTTGGGTTGCTAAAAAAATAAAATCATATTATGCAATATCAAACGGGTTAACAATAGAATCTGATTTTGAATATTCCTCAACTAACTTAATTGAGAAATTAAAATACAATTCTAAAAAAGATTTTTCATTCAAAGATCATTTCAGCGATTATTTTTATACATATATGAGCCATTGTAAAGACAGAAGGAATCTTCACAATGCCACAGCAGAAAAATCCCAAAATATTTTTTCTCAATATGATTCAAAACTAGCCATCGAAACACTAAAAACCCATGAAACTGATGCGGATGAATTTGAACCATGTAATTCTTCTATGAAATCACTTTGTATGCATGCAACTGGTCCAACAACACCTAATCAAACTAACGGTAGTTTGGTAGTGGAATGGGATACTTCTGAAACAAATCAAGATCCACTTAGAGTGTACTATACTGGAACATCAACGCCATGTTTGAGTTTATTCAAACCTTTCTTTTTTGGTACAAAAAATTTCATAAACGCATCTAGTTTAGATCCGAAATCCACATACACCGATACCTTGTGGTGGTTAAATGAATCGATCGTTAGAAAGGCAAATTTTGATTACCAAGGTGTTCGCTCCATACTTCTACCTTCCCTAGTTGGATTACAAGAATCTATATTCTCTACTACAAAAGAACCATTACCATTACAAAAAAAAGAAGAGATCCAGTGGAGATTTTTAAAAGATCACGTTAATGTTCTGAAAAAAATAGATGATGAACTAATAGAGGCAAAGATAGGAAAAAGTCGATGGCAAAATCCACTATTCCAATTGTATTGGAGTGGCCAAAATTCAAAACTAGGATTACGAAGCTTCAAATAAAAGTAAAACAATATCATTTACATTTGTACCAGTGGGACCAGTGAACACGAGACCATTGACATCTTTTAATAATGGATAAGAATTTGAATTGAATAATTCCTTTCGTGGATTCCATCCTTTTTCCTCCATTAAAGAAAAGGATTCATTTGAAACAATTCCACCAGTTGCATCAGTAGGACCGTCGGTTCCATCTGTCCCACCAGACAAAAACATCCATTTTCGATTCGTTTTGTGTTGTTGAAATAACAAAGATATTCTTAAAGCGGTTTCTTGGTTTCTACCTCCGATTCCATTTCCATATACCGGACAAACCATTTCGCCACCTAACAAAATTAATTGTTTTTTTGGTGAATCCAATGCAGATAGAAATTCTTTTTCAAATAAAATTGCAGTTTCCTCCGTTGTTCCGCCCCAAGAATCGCTGAGTAATTTTGTTTCAAAACCTTTTTCCTTTGCTAGAGTTATAATCTTTTTTAATGATCGAGTTATATTACCAATTATAAAATAATTATTACTTGGATACGTTGGTGCAGACGCAATAGAATTTGGATCATCTCCCAATACATCGGAAATTACATAAGTAAATACTTCCAAATCAGGATTTAAATTTTTAAGAAGTTTACCACCTTTCACTTCTGAATATTTTTTCCTTTCCTCGTTAATCACTTGGATTGGTTTTCCACTATTTAATAACTGTTCTTGAATTTGAATGAGATCATTGATAGAA
The sequence above is a segment of the Leptospira sp. WS39.C2 genome. Coding sequences within it:
- a CDS encoding C69 family dipeptidase; this translates as MCDTSLATEKFTKTQKRIFAKNSDREPNEAQTILHLPRKEYPKDSVVKTTYIEIPQTSVTYEIFLSKPFHMWGAEMGVNEFGVCIGNEAVFTNLKIGKTNNGLTGMDLIRLALERSKTAKNALFLITELLEEYGQDACGGYQNKTFFYHNSFIIADRTDGYVLETADRFWVAKKIKSYYAISNGLTIESDFEYSSTNLIEKLKYNSKKDFSFKDHFSDYFYTYMSHCKDRRNLHNATAEKSQNIFSQYDSKLAIETLKTHETDADEFEPCNSSMKSLCMHATGPTTPNQTNGSLVVEWDTSETNQDPLRVYYTGTSTPCLSLFKPFFFGTKNFINASSLDPKSTYTDTLWWLNESIVRKANFDYQGVRSILLPSLVGLQESIFSTTKEPLPLQKKEEIQWRFLKDHVNVLKKIDDELIEAKIGKSRWQNPLFQLYWSGQNSKLGLRSFK
- a CDS encoding glycerate kinase produces the protein MDLLKDEILFLFFEGIKAASPEVLFSDYLREQNLIVTKLRDQSKKQYVFALGKAAYSMAIAFQRHFPVNGGYILTKYGYLPEGKLEQKEDSIWKYREASHPIPDENSIICANEVVTHLKQLGKETRLIVLLSGGGSSLFEIPKDGYSINDLIQIQEQLLNSGKPIQVINEERKKYSEVKGGKLLKNLNPDLEVFTYVISDVLGDDPNSIASAPTYPSNNYFIIGNITRSLKKIITLAKEKGFETKLLSDSWGGTTEETAILFEKEFLSALDSPKKQLILLGGEMVCPVYGNGIGGRNQETALRISLLFQQHKTNRKWMFLSGGTDGTDGPTDATGGIVSNESFSLMEEKGWNPRKELFNSNSYPLLKDVNGLVFTGPTGTNVNDIVLLLFEAS
- a CDS encoding cation-translocating P-type ATPase, translated to MQSIPKQISEYLAMGLSNDTVKKNRSVYGANEILTSKKKGILLMLFGVVTEPMILLLISISIVYLLLGDRGEALLLLCSVIGIICITFYQEKKTDTAISALRSLASPRTNVIREGQIIRIEGKDVVFGDILILNEGDRIPADAELLSDRIFSCDESLLTGESIPVNKVLGQIVFCGALVVGGEGVCQVKSVGNQTEIGKIGKKIADESVGRTLLELEVARLVKNLFLVAAGLCVLLALYFGFVKSLWLQGLLSGLTLAIGLMPEELPLVMTIFFALGAYRLSTKNVLVRRSSIIETLGAATVLCSDKTGTITKNKMKVGIISTKDLDENLEKTKEISEDSKTILQLAYFASKHPSFDPMDIAISDCMGTFHEDGDLSLVSIKDFPLTPEQLTMIRVLKESGKYVCYAKGSPEAIFGLCNLDTNELDEWTKRTNLLAKEGYRVLAVAKSNSDLNNIPEDRNDVKYQLYGLLSFLDPIREIVPTAVQTAYEAGIRVIMITGDYPETAKNIANQIGLKNSDLVYTGKEFSNLKDTELKKVLNECNVFSRVSPEDKWKLVRILKAEGEIVAMTGDGVNDAPALRTANIGVAMGERGTDVAREASDIVLLDDSFSSILESVRIGRQIFDNLKKALGYLIGVHIPIVGITFLPILFDWPIVVLSAIHIVFMEMVIDPTCTIVFEKEDAEFDLMKRKPRNATEPLLDNELFINSLIQGAFSLLSVVSTYWITLLYLKGDSVNQIVSTTTFVTLVFSNLFLILANRSLHESMWSRMRIKNSMINFVFVGTIGVLLLSIYLPGMNSLFRFVPLNFLQFLTAILVAFIGVLFYDMTKVSVSKRLRRL